A single region of the Xenopus laevis strain J_2021 chromosome 4L, Xenopus_laevis_v10.1, whole genome shotgun sequence genome encodes:
- the kcnj4.L gene encoding inward rectifier potassium channel 4 — protein MDTIRSSRYSIVSTDEEGLHMPSLGLNGNWTSSLHHSHSRRKRRNRFVKKNGQCNVYFANLSNKSQRYMADIFTTCVDTRWRYVLLIFSATFLASWLFFAFLFWCIAFLHGDLGTSSGVIGGGKQGPPKPCLMHVNSFVEAFLFSVETQTTIGYGFRCVTDECPLAILAVVAQSILGCLIDSFMIGTIMAKMARPKKRAQTLLFSHHAVIALRDGKLCIMWRVGNLRKSHIVEAHVRAQLIRPYVTQEGEYLPVNQRDLNVGYDSGLDRIFLVSPIIIVHEIDEESPLYTMGKEQLEGEDFEIVVILEGMVEATAMTTQARSSYLASEIRWGHRFEPVVFEEKNHYKVDYSHFHKTYQVPGTPVCSARELRESRITVLPSPSAFCYENELALLSQEEDEDEEADGSVPDEGVIHVMGSHMELDRLHASMALDNISFRRESAI, from the exons ATGGATACTATTCGTAGCAG TCGGTACAGCATTGTGTCCACTGATGAGGAAGGTCTTCACATGCCATCTTTGGGCCTTAATGGTAACTGGACATCTTCTCTCCACCATTCCCACTCACGGCGAAAACGGCGCAACCGATTTGTAAAAAAGAATGGTCAGTGTAATGTCTACTTTGCTAACCTTAGCAACAAGTCCCAGCGCTACATGGCAGATATCTTCACCACCTGTGTAGACACCCGTTGGCGTTACGTGCTGCTCATCTTCTCGGCCACTTTCTTGGCCTCCTGGCTATTCTTTGCCTTCCTGTTCTGGTGTATTGCTTTCCTGCATGGGGATCTGGGCACTAGTAGTGGAGTGATAGGTGGAGGTAAGCAAGGACCACCAAAACCATGTCTGATGCATGTCAACAGTTTTGTGGAAGCATTTCTCTTTTCTGTAGAAACACAGACTACTATAGGCTATGGGTTTCGCTGTGTAACAGATGAATGCCCATTAGCTATTCTTGCTGTGGTGGCTCAGTCAATACTTGGATGCCTGATTGACTCCTTCATGATTGGAACAATTATGGCTAAAATGGCTCGACCCAAGAAGAGGGCTCAGACATTGCTATTCAGTCACCATGCTGTCATTGCACTAAGAGATGGTAAGCTCTGCATAATGTGGAGGGTAGGTAACCTCCGTAAAAGCCACATTGTGGAAGCTCATGTGCGGGCACAACTGATTCGACCCTATGTTACCCAAGAAGGTGAATATCTACCTGTGAATCAACGAGACCTAAATGTAGGATATGACAGTGGTTTAGACCGCATCTTTTTGGTCTCCCCCATTATTATTGTTCATGAGATTGATGAGGAAAGTCCACTTTATACAATGGGTAAAGAGCAGCTGGAGGGAGAGGACTTTGAGATTGTTGTCATTTTGGAAGGCATGGTTGAAGCCACAGCCATGACCACTCAAGCCCGCAGCTCCTATCTAGCTAGTGAGATACGCTGGGGACATCGATTTGAGCCTGTAGTATTTGAGGAGAAAAATCACTACAAAGTGGACTATTCCCATTTCCATAAGACCTACCAAGTTCCAGGTACTCCTGTATGCAGTGCCCGGGAACTGCGCGAAAGTCGCATTACCGTATTACCCTCTCCGAGCGCCTTCTGCTATGAGAATGAACTAGCACTTTTGAGCCaagaagaagatgaagatgaGGAAGCAGATGGCAGTGTACCAGATGAAGGAGTTATACACGTCATGGGAAGTCACATGGAGCTAGACCGACTCCATGCCTCAATGGCATTAGATAATATTTCCTTTCGAAGGGAGTCAGCCATATGA